The sequence CTCATTACCTCTCCAGCATATGTGGATCTGATGATCTTTCCATCTCTTTTCTGACTTCATGCCACTCAGTAGCATATATTATTCAGATCAGACCCATGGGAATGATTTGAGAAGATTCATGACACTCTATTCTTCTTCTCATTAGTCTTAAATATAAAAGTCTGTATTCAATATTTGACTTGACATGAGCTGCTTTCTCTTTCTACACATTCTTCTCATTGCCCATACCTGTCCTcagagcttttctcagaacttTCTGGGGTTCAAaactgaacaaacaaaaacacatttacatcagCGAAAACATTTGTGTACACAAATGTGTGATTTGGAGGACTATAATGCCAGAAATCATTTGCAGGCTCATTAGGCTGATGGGATTGGGACAGTACTGGAATGTCTTGTCATTAGGAGCAATATCAGAATGCTGTGATGGCATTACGCTTGAAGACTCAGGAAATGGTCTCTCCACTTTGTTCCCTCCGTCATtctaacagtaaaacagtaaaatcccTTAAAAACATTTCCCAGAGGAATTATTTAGCATCCTTAAATGACCAGTGGACATTCACTTGAACTGGTCATTGGTTAGCACACACTAACCTTAACTTCACATCCACAGCACAGATGCTTTCTTCTGTGGCTTGTAAAGAGCTTCATGTTTGTTTGAGGTTACTCTTTCAATAAGTGAGTTTAATAGGAGAATTTAAACACTAGATAAGATTCTTAGTTGGATCTGAGAGACTCTGTGTTCACAAGAGAGAAAACACTCACAAAAGTGCTCTTATTAATGAGAGAGGCTGATGCTAACACAGGTTCCCTACTGAGCGTCAGCTACTAGTTTAATCTCTTATTGAGGCTTTAGTAGAGTGATCTAGAGATGAGGAGAAGACTTGAGAATGCTGGGTAATGCACCTAATGATTCAGAAGCACTGAAGTCCTGAATGAAGGATTTTAGTAGTGAAGTGCACAAAACACTATATTTTTGGTTTCCATGTTCTTATTTACTGTAGAATGACAGAGTTTATTGCATAGCATTTGCTGCCCTCTACTGGTATGCAAGCAGTCATATAGTTTAAGGTCAATCTTATTCTAAAAGTTCAtagaaaataatgtatatatatatatatattttctctgtcTTTAAGCATTACTTCTAAGCTGCTTAGGGCTTAACATGCATTGTGTGATACCTTAGCATGCAGATTATGGGAAATGTGTTATTGTTAGTTTGTGTTATTGTGACTGAACAGTTgtatattattgatttattaattaatttaatgtgagTTTGAAAGATATAAATACTTAacaagaatatttaatatttgctatagttcaaatgtttggggtcagtaaggttttttttttttttttttttttttttttgaaagaaatcaataattttatttaccaAAGAAAGACTTTTAGTTATACTGTGCAGTTGGAACCAGTTCAGGGTTTGGCCTTTGGATCACTGCCATGACCTCTGTTCCTCGACAATGCCCTCTAATGACAAATGCAGGCAGACTGGAGAACTggattaagagattttttttttttcttttggtaaaCAATAGAACTGACACTGATTGCAAGATAAATCTGGAAGAGACACGACCAGAAATCTGTTTTCCCCTTTGACCTCTAAGATTTTCCATGACAGCAGCTTAATTCCTTTATACTTTCATAATGCAATTCAGCGTTTGATCCAGTCCCACATATGGGTTAAATTTCTGAATTGAGCGATGGCTTTTTTTGGTGAGTCAATGGAAGCAATTTGACTATCATTGCTAGTTTGTAATCAGGTTAAAGACCAGCCCGCAAACATAAAgcagaagaaaatgtcagaaagATGAGCACAAACAGGATTCTAGTTGAGGATTAGTGGGTTTACACTTAAGCGAGGGGAATTCAACATACGCGTGGCATTGAGGCTCATTGCAGTGGGCCTGTGAATGTCCCTCTCCCTCCCACGTACCTTCTGCTAAGCCTAAAACAAGATGCTCTGCGGTTGCGTCACCCAGTTTTTCCCCCTGCAGACTTTCATCTGAAATCATAAGTGACAAGAGGATTTTAGAAGCAGATTCTCTCTTGTGGGTCTCTGTGTGGCGCGTATTTGTTTCTCTGGGAGCTGAGCCGAAGCATCCCGGCCAAGCTGGCGGATCAAACTGACAACCAGGACAGCTGGATTCAGCTTGTTTACCTCCACTTGGGGGAGTGTATGTCACTCCTGAATGTTTCAGAGATTTTATTGGGGTTTCAGATGAGTGCACTTGTAGGCTGTCAGCTGGGATGAATggaaatatttagtgtttttgagtgtttttttatgatttctctCTTTATCTTTCCAGGTGACCAAGCCCAACTTCTGATGCCTCAGAAAAATGTAGAAGTGATCAAAGGGAAGATGGTAGTGCTGCAGGCTTCTTACACTGGTGTGCCGATTGAGAAATGTACAGTGGTCTGGAACTACATGTCCACCAGCACAGAAATGGTGACTGtcttatttgttgtttttctttgtttatgttgacaaacttttatatactttttattattattaattagcatTGAATATCTATACTTAATACAACATTATACAACTAATATGACTTTATTTGTCACACTGTAGAAATACTTACACTATGTTAACTgcagaaaagtaaaataataatttttaaataagtaataacttgaaaaaaattaaatatatatattcttattaattAAAAGATATCATTGGATATTTAtactaaatacaattttttttgtcacactgtaaaaatacttaaGTGAATGGCAAAAAAACTTaaacaattatttgtaaataaataatgatttttttatttttttatttttttaaagatatattttttacaaatgttatacATACCTATAACACCCTAAAAACTATAACACCCATATAATAAACAAGTAATAATGAAGGcaataaataattgcaataatcctttaataataataattattattattattaagggatTTATCAAGCTCTTTTTGATGGAATAAATAAGAGACAAAGtattgttgtaaaaaataatactCTGTAAACTATGAAATATGAATGCTAATAATCACACAGTAATAAGGAATATAGTTTATTAACTAGGTTGCTGAGCAATTTAAGGAGTGCAGTATCTTGGGTCTTGtgcatattggctgttttcaATCTGATTTCATAGTTTCATAAAAATCTCAATTTTTCTCATGGTGGTTCAGAGGGAAACATGACATGCAGCTGATGTAATGGTCACTCTCTGTCCCTGATCACTCAGGCTCTTGAGTTCCAGAGATCAAGAGTGCACACAGACAAAATCCCGCTCCTCATTATCACCCATACTCAAACACTCATGTGAACATCTTTCCAGTGCAGTACGCCGAATGGATTCACCAGAAATTTATATTGAATTCTGATAATGTTATGTCAGTCCAAATTAGATTTGGAAATGGTGTGGTATTATGGGTGGGATTATATTCATTCGTTAGTTTTTGTGCAGATGCCAGAAAGTTTAGCACCATCTGTGCATGTTATGATTTGAGATTATGAATGGCAGAGACAGAAATATTATTCTGgactgattataaaaaaaaatatgtcttaaaaatcactttttttatattgaaattttgttttggttttaattcaGTTACATAATGTTGATCAAATGTCGACAAATGTCTTTATCACAGAATCACTTGTTGTTTGTGTTAACCATATTGACAGTACAATAAGTCATGTGAATCATCATAGCAGACTACTACAGTATCTCATATTACTGGCAAGCTCAGATCTTAAGAGCTAGTATAATACTGTGATTGAAATGTCCACTCTTGGCAGCAGTTGTCTTTCATTTTGCATTACACACCACCTCATTATCTGCAGACTGTAAAATCCTCTATCCTGCATTTTCTTTAGTTGAGATTTAATCTGCCCACTGAGGAATCAGCTGATATGAATCCTTTAGACCTCTCCACTGAGAAATTCTGTCCCTGCCTCAAACAGATTGATGATCTTACATCATTCCATTTTTTCtaaattgtgtttttacacagtattttAGAAATTTCCAGCTGCTTGCCTAAGCAGTTTTTGCAGTATATTTCATTAGTATTAGAAATGtccaaatatttgtttgtttatatattaatactcACCTCTgtttagatttaattatttaatatgtttatgttttcaataatttattgAAAGTGAtctttgtttaaaattgtttgtgtgtgtgtgtgtgtgtgttaataaaatgtaatgaataaatatacctgtatattgtgaaaaatattttacctTACCTTTACTTTTTTATCATCTATTCATACCTCATTTGCAATTTAATGCCTTCCACCCTCTTCTCTGTCGTTCTTTAGATTATCTCATATATCGGTGGAGGCTTAAGTTATAGCACTTCCCAGTTTGCAGGTCGAGTTGGTTTTGTGCATACTATGCCCAGCACCAACCTGTCCCTGTACATTAACAACACCGAAGCATCAGACTCAGGGAAGTACATGTGCCAGGTCATTATCCCAGCCATCTCAGGACCTACCGGAGAGCTCATTCTTAATGTTAAAGGTGTGTACTTACTGCCACACTGTGCTGCACACATGCATAGtcataaaacacacatgcatgtgcacaTGTCAGATGCTTGTTCTGGATTTAACATCATAACCCATCCTGTCTCtttcagtccctccttcagtgcCAGTTTGTCAAGTTAAAGGAAGGCCTGTTGTTAAAGGGAACATCACTCTGGCTTGTAACTCGGATGATGGTAAACCTGCACCAGAATACAAGTGGACCAAGACCAGCCCCACTTCAGAAGTCTTCTTCCCTCCCGCACAAagtgagtctgtctgtgtgtccaAGTAAGAcacaagaatatatttaaataatgtattcattCTCCATTCTATCAGCATGCATTAGCATTAACATGCctctcaaaaaatgaaaatgtactcaccctaatgttgtttcaAATTCGTATAACTCTATTTCTTTTCTGTAAAGAggtgaaattttgaagaatgtccacTGATAAAGAAAGTAgcataaaagtatactttaataAGCCATATACGTGACTCGGGATACATTTGCAACAGTTAACAACTCACTACAAGGGAGGAATATTAGTAAATGTTCACTTTATTTTGGTTGGTTTGTCATTTAGCTGTCGTATTACTTCAAAATGAGTGCATACAGTCGATGAtcagttgtatttctttttgtgtgtgtgtgtgtgtgtgtgtgtgtgtgtgttccatcaAGGAAGGTAAGTCatgtacagtcaaaccaaaatttattcagacacattcaacatttctcacattatcacagtttattcgctatagtttagaaaatggtaataaaatatgacaagaacttaGAGTGaaactgtcagaacaaattcattaactttgatagaaagataTGTAAAGAATTAGgttagctgtcagctgttaaattaaAGTACAcagataataccaatttaggtcatCAATTACCAAGcagtgcttaattttgttcagtctgtggtggaAAAAGGTTACATTAGcgattaaagaaaaacacttaagcaaaacatggtcaggtcaaagtgtctgaataatttttggtcccaaatttttattagttttactggtagtccactgtatgaagaattttggggtataatacgccacagtttactttattttgctgtactcacttacataaatgaactatagtgtcctgcacccactggcaaaaatatctaaaaaaaattatatctggtgtctgtaTACATTTTTGGTTTGACTATATGTTTTGAACATCATGAAGGTGAGTACTGTAAATcatttcagaattttcatttttggttgaactaatcctttaagcatgACGAGGAAACCATATGGCATGAGATTAAACCTTAAAACCATATATTTGTTGACCTTTGTTATGTAATTCTTGAGTCACTGGAATCAAATCCTTGGATATATTGAATAAACATTGCTGGCATTCATCTAGCAATATTTTATCAGTTACTGTGACACTCTGTGATCTCGGTTTCAAATATTTGAGTGTTTCTAATCTCTGGCtgaattatttttgtaatcaTGCAAGTCTAACTTTACCCtcatactgttgttgttgttgtagatgtaACAGCAGGAACATTAAAGCTGAACAATCTGAGCAGTAATATGTCAGGGAAATACATGTGCACTGCATCCAACTCTGCAGGAGCGGAGACGTGCTACATCAACCTGGAGGTCATCACATGTACGTACTGATGTTTGCTCATTACATACATAAGCTTTCAAaagtattaagaaattaatacttttattcagcagggatgcattaaattgatcaaaatgacagtaaagacattgatatTAACATGACACTAACATTGATTAGTATATAGTAGTgtaggccacctaatataaagtgggactgaAAATTCAAtcttactattttttaaaaggttgTATTAATTCTCTTTTTCATACTTGATGTTTAGTCATTTAAGTTGTCTGAAGATGAAAAGTGTACATTAAGTACATTAAACGTACATTAACTTTTCCTACAGCGACTAATGCTGGGATGATCGCTGGTGTCACAGTTGGTTGTATTGTGGCTCTCATCCTCATCATTCTCTTCCTCGTCTTCATGTGGACAAGACGGAAAGATGCAGAAGAGGATTTAGCCAATGAAATCAAGTAAGATCattatgatttattgattgatttagtgATTTCTAACTTGTGTAGAcactaatgtttttgtgtgttacagAGAGGATGCTCAGGCTCCCAAACGCGTCTCGTGGGCCAAGAGTGGCACTGGATCTGACATCATCTCTAAAAACGGCACCCTGTCCTCCATTCACACCAGCTCTTACCCACGAGACAACCAGAACCACCACCATTACACTCACTCCGACACGGCGTCTATCCTCACGGGCAGCACAGCCGGCTACCGCTCGCAGCCTCCAGCAGATGCCACCCTGGAGCGCACATTGCCAGGCTACAACACAAACACCACCCTGCCCCGTGGACCCTCGGGACCCCCCAGCACCAATGCAGGCACTCCTCAGTACACCTCAGTGACCCGGCCAGCCTCCGCTCACCCTCAGATTCCACGTCCTCCCGTGCTGCCCACCACTGTAACTGCTGCCAACATCTCCCGCATGGGAGGGGTACCAATTATGGTGCCAGCGCAAAACCAGGCTGGCTCTCTGGTGTAGGACCAAACATTTCCAGTGAACCTCTGACGAGGACATCATGTCTGCGGTCCTGCAAACTGAAGCACATCGGAAAGGATGAATTGGAACCGATAAGCTTATTGCCTCTGTTTGGAAACTGTATGatgtcattttctttatttactttttttatttgtttaaatataaaaaaagtgagcAAATATATGTAAAGATgctcattttattgttttatagttttttactGTTCAAAGTAATACAGAAAATCCTCTACCCTTCTATAAAGTGGAACTTGTTTAACTGTAAACAAaagacactgacaaaaaaaaaaaaagatgttggaatattagtgctgtcaaatgattaatcgcttttgtttacataatatgtgtgtgtactgtgtatttttattttgtatatatagatacacacacatgcatgtatatatttaatacaaatatgttgtttatatatgacatatttttatgtataatataaattatgaatataaatatatacatgtacatatttttaaaatatatactgtatgtgtgtgtatttatactatatacataataaatatacacagcacacacacatatattatgtaaacaaaaacctttattttgaatgcgattaatcgttttggaattattcactttttcacttaattttatgttctttttgttaaagaaaaaaaaaaaaaattcctaagtAAAATGCTCCTAGATATCTGTTCCAGGGGACAGATATCACttcatattaaatcataataattcttttttttttttttttttacactggttTAAGCAGAAATAGAAAGAAAAGTCACTCACATACGAGCATGACTCTGAAAACTCAAACAGTTTCGATGTCACCAGTTATTAGGTGTACgtgtttcaatttaattttaatttttaagtacaatattttaaaaatcctttacAAGCTTGCATGTGACCTGTATATGACTGCCCTCTAGTGGAATGTTGCGGTTACAATGGAACAGTCATTCAGGCTTTCACAGGGTTTGACATTTATTGGAATTACAACTCAGCAATACTTCACATTCCTCCATGTCCCTTagtaaataagaaatatatacattaaagatGAAAGAACAAGGCATGGCTGACAGTTAATgttaaaagtaacaataaaaaaattagacaaaTGGATGGTCAAAGAAACCACATTATGTAGAACTGTATATTTCATACAtaggatgaaaaaaagaaaaatgtcagtttACCCAAAATAAGAAAAGTCACAAGGTTTCTCCCTATAACTTGGCATTAATGTAGAACACTAAAACATGCTGTATTTTCAACCAACCTTGGCTGAAATTAAGCCACAATACTAAAACGGCAAAAGCATAATGTATGGATGGATTATTTTCAAATGTGCTCTCGAATCAATGCATCTACACCTTAAGGAGATCGTGAATAATGCCCTTCTCATCGTCATCTGTGAATGATGGAGTGGTATGTTAAATACCTTATGTTAGgtgtatacttaaaaataaaaataaaaatattacctgATCATAGAGTTAAACCGATTATAGTTCACCTGTTACCCTTACACGTTCCATATGGCTTTTGGCCCGTATAACACACGTAGTAGAAAACATGTAAAGCACCAGGTGCTGTGGTGTGAACCTTGTGGATATGTGAATACAGGAAGGGCAGTGAGATGagcaaggtcaaaggtcattagATAAGCAAGAGAAGGATGGTTAGATGTTCAGGGTCCCTCGCTGATACTGGATAAGGGAGCTCATGCAGCTGGGCTTGAGAACCGAGAGAGGGCGAACAAAGACACACGACCTCTCCACAGTCTCACCATCAGCACATCACGCTCAGGACATTAGGTAGGACACAGAACTGCAGGAGGGAGACGTAATAATGTGTTAATGGTCTCAGTGCAGTGTATGTAgttcatatacatttatatactgtactatattatagttaattaatactaaaaccataaaaataatataaaataaactttatctgaaataaaataaaataaaaattaataaattctatatcgacatattaaaaagcaaaataaaaaacaataaaaccccccaaaaaacacaacaaaattactaacactttaactaaaatgaaaacgaaaacaataaaaatgaaaacaaactcaaaatatcaataattgtTATTTATGGGAATTTTTAGAGCTGATGAATGGTGATATTCTCTGAATTCagtcatttaattaaattgagaaaaaatatatttataacaaattatttttttaaaagttattttaattatggTGATAAAAGTTTTGGATTTACCTTTTAGTATAT is a genomic window of Cyprinus carpio isolate SPL01 chromosome B10, ASM1834038v1, whole genome shotgun sequence containing:
- the esama gene encoding endothelial cell adhesion molecule a → METLTSAKLHTCLSIFTFLCCISGDQAQLLMPQKNVEVIKGKMVVLQASYTGVPIEKCTVVWNYMSTSTEMIISYIGGGLSYSTSQFAGRVGFVHTMPSTNLSLYINNTEASDSGKYMCQVIIPAISGPTGELILNVKVPPSVPVCQVKGRPVVKGNITLACNSDDGKPAPEYKWTKTSPTSEVFFPPAQNVTAGTLKLNNLSSNMSGKYMCTASNSAGAETCYINLEVITSTNAGMIAGVTVGCIVALILIILFLVFMWTRRKDAEEDLANEIKEDAQAPKRVSWAKSGTGSDIISKNGTLSSIHTSSYPRDNQNHHHYTHSDTASILTGSTAGYRSQPPADATLERTLPGYNTNTTLPRGPSGPPSTNAGTPQYTSVTRPASAHPQIPRPPVLPTTVTAANISRMGGVPIMVPAQNQAGSLV